The segment AGCGCCATCCAGCAGGAAGTTCTGTAAATAGGGTTCCTGCTGGAATATTATGTTTGCTGTCTCCTTTTTCTGGTTCGTATATATAGCCGCAAGCTTTGCATTCATAGCGGTCTAGTTCTTGGGCTTCAGCAGCTTCAGTGGTCATCGGTCGCTAAGGATGAATGGTTAAAGAAACCTGAAAGTCTCTGTTACAAATTATGGCATAAGAGTTAACATTTTTTAAGCTATGTACCTGTTGGTTCTCATTTAACCGTTTTGGGTATCCCAACCAACCGGATATAATGTGAAGAACTAGCAACACAATTTGGGGAAAATCGCGATACTGTGTTTGTTCTTAGCGGTTACGAGTATCTTCTAGGCTTCCTTCTTGCCTGTAGTCTAGTACCTTTGTTAGCTTTATCTGCGTCTAAATTATTAAGACCTAGCGGTACGGGTCCCGAACGACGTACTACTTATGAGTGCGGGATGGAACCGATTGGGGGAGCCTGGATTCAGTTCAACATCCGATACTATATGTTTGCTTTAGTATTCGTAATTTTCGATGTAGAAACTGTGTTCCTTTACCCCTGGGCAGTAGCTTTTAATACATTGGGGCTGCTGGCATTCATCGAAGCATTAATCTTTATTACCATTTTGGTAGTAGCTCTCGTTTATGCATGGCGCAAAGGAGCGCTGGAATGGTCATGAACTCGAATCTGATAACTCAAGAAAACGAGCGAATTCTTAACCCGATTGAGCGTCCCCAAGTAACTCAAGGTCTTTCGGAAAATGTCATTTTGACTACCGTTGACGATCTGTACAATTGGGCAAGGCTATCGAGCTTGTGGCCGTTGATGTTTGGTACTGCCTGCTGTTTTATCGAATTTGCGGGCATGATTGGTTCGCGCTTCGATTTTGACAGGTTTGGGCTAGTTCCTAGAGCAAGTACCAGACAAGCCGACCTACTCATCACAGCCGGAACTATTACGATGAAGATGGCTCCTGCTTTAGTGCGGTTGTACGAGCAAATGCCGGAACCCAAGTACGTCATTGCGATGGGAGCTTGCACGATCACTGGGGGAATGTTCAGCGTTGATTCTCCCACTGCCGTCAGGGGTGTAGATAAGCTAATTCCGGTGGATTTATACATTCCTGGCTGTCCGCCGCGCCCTGAAGCGATTATGGATGCGATCGTAAAACTGCGGAAAAAGGTGGCTAATGAGTCTTTACAAGAGCAAGCACTTTACAAGCAAACTCACAGGTTTTACAGTACTACCCATGAGATGAAGGTGGTAGAGCCAATCCTGACAGGTAAATACTTAGAAACCCAAAGTCGCAAAACTCCACCTCAAGAGTTGACGGAAGCAATGGGAATGCCTGTACCGCCAGCGCTACTAGCATCTCAAAAAGAGGAGGTAAGTCGTGGCTGATGAAGTGAAACCAGAAACTACTGAAAATACGGAAATAGTCGAGGCTGGCAAGGTTTCTCAGTGGTTGACTAATAATGGCTTCGAGCATCAAGCTTTAGAGCGCGACAAGCAAGGAGTTGAAGTTATTAAAGTCGCACCCAACTTTCTCTTACCAATTTGTACTGCTTTATATGCCTACGGGTTTAATTATATGCAGTGTCAAGGTGGCTACGATGTTGGTGCTGGGGACGAATTAGTCAGTTTTTATCACTTAATCAAAGTCAGTGATGATGCTTCCCATCCAGAAGAAGTTAGGGTTAAAGTGTTTTTACCGCGAGATAATCCGATAGTGCCTTCGGTTTACTGGATTTGGAAGACTGCTGATTGGCAAGAGCGAGAAACTTACGATATGTACGGGATTATTTATGAAGGACACCCGAATCTGAAACGAATCTTGATGCCAGAAGATTGGGTGGGTTGGCCTTTAAGAAAGGATTACATCTCGCCTGATTTCTACGAGTTACAAGATGCATTTTAGATTGAAGTTCAGGGGCGACAACCGCCAGGGGTTCAAAACTCCTGTCTCATAGCTAAAGTCCTCTTTAGAGGACTAGATGCGTTTTCGCTTAGCTAGTTTAAACGGGGAGGAAAAATATTTTTCCTCCCTTGTTTTATCCAGTTGCGGCTATTTCCCAATTTCCATGATTTTGAGCGTAGTAATCAAGGATTTGAGCGACTCTTTGGCGATCGCCTTCAGATAAATCAGGGACAAAGTTCAGGGACATAGCCTCGATTTGGCTGGTATAGTAACTGAATTCTTGGCTGGTTTGAGTAATTAATCGGACACTAACACCTTTTACCTGTTGTAAATGAGCCGCTATCTCTCGATATACTGCCAAAGGTAATTGGGAACAGGTCAGTCGATAGTTATGAGTTTGCAGGTTGAATTGGTACACAGGGTGATCGCTGATTTTGAGGATTGACCAAAGTAGGGTAGGCATTGCCTACCCTACTTTGGTTATATAGGGGGATTAGGACTAGAAGGCGAGAATCCAGGCGATTGAATCGGAGTAGGCGCGATCGTAGCGGGAGGATTTACGAGCGGTTGTGGAGTAGGCGTAATATTTCCTGGAGGATTGGGTACTGGTTGGGAGGTGGGTGTATTAAATTGCTGCGTTCCAGGATTTTGATTCTCGTGATCTGGAGGATTTGCTTCATTATTTGGGTAATTATTTGTGGTTCCTCCAGGAGTCGGTTCTGACCCATCCCCAGCGCCTGCTACTTTCTCTCCTACTGGTCTGGTAACTTCTAGACCATTTTCTTCTAAAACGACCATTCCAGACATTCTGCCTTCTTTATCTTGTAGAATATCGATTTGTTTGACCGAGACAAGTATTTCATTACTTGTATCTGGGTTTACGTTCCCTTTACTATCTATTTTGTCTCCCGTACTAACGGAACTAGTAAATTTTGAGTTAGGTGCTTTCACAATTGCATAAGAGGAACCATTATCTAGCTGAACTAATCCTCTAACTTCGATTTGAGAGGCTAGTTGCAATGAAGATGGGGTGTCTGGAATTGAAGATCCATCAGGAGTACTGCCTGGAGGCGTTCCAGGCGGTACTCCTGGAACGCCTCCAGGATTAATGGCTATGGGTGGCGTATTTTGATTATCGTTGGGGAAAGTGGGGACTGAAGGTCTAGTGTTATTATTATTCGTTTTACCACTATTGCCAGAGCCAGTTTTACCACTATTACCAGATTTTTTGCCTTGATTTCCAGAAATCGCTTTTGATGAGCCAGATTTACCTGTCTTTGAGGCTTTAGTTTTGGTATCTTTAGTCGATTTATTGGCTTTTGAAGTGGTTTTAGAGGTTTTCTTGGAATTATCTTGAGTTTTATTGGCGGAATCTTTTCCTGATTTAGCTCTGACTACTCGCCCTTTTGAGTTTTTGCTCCCAGAATCATTGTTTGAGCCGTCTAAGATCTCACTGAGATCTGGTGTAGTTCCTTCTTGATCCGAATTACCGTTAGAGTCCTTTGTTGGTGCTGTAGAGATAATTAACGCTGTTGGCGGGTTGGCGGCGAAGGGGTCTTTATTGCTAATTTTTAATTGTTTCAATCGTTCATTTGGATTAGTAGATTGAATTAATCCAGGGTTTGCCACGATTTGGGGCACAGGAGTCACAATGACTGAAGGGGTAGTCACAGGTGTAGGAACAACTACAACAGGGGATTTGTTATTATTAGAGCCGTCTGGTAATGTACATCCTCCAAGCAAGGCTCCCAATACGAGGGAACCACAAATATAAAACTGGATTTTACGCATACACACTCCCCCAACCTTTAGCCAGATTAACCACTTTGTGCAAGTTAGAAGTCAGAAGTCGTTATCGCATCAAGCTTTTGGCATCTGAGCAAATGGCTTCTTATTTCTTTCAACCTGTACTAGATGAAATGTGAAGTACCCGCCACTTTAGTGGG is part of the Merismopedia glauca CCAP 1448/3 genome and harbors:
- the ndhC gene encoding photosynthetic/respiratory NAD(P)H-quinone oxidoreductase subunit C; translation: MFVLSGYEYLLGFLLACSLVPLLALSASKLLRPSGTGPERRTTYECGMEPIGGAWIQFNIRYYMFALVFVIFDVETVFLYPWAVAFNTLGLLAFIEALIFITILVVALVYAWRKGALEWS
- the ndhK gene encoding photosynthetic/respiratory NAD(P)H-quinone oxidoreductase subunit K, which translates into the protein MITQENERILNPIERPQVTQGLSENVILTTVDDLYNWARLSSLWPLMFGTACCFIEFAGMIGSRFDFDRFGLVPRASTRQADLLITAGTITMKMAPALVRLYEQMPEPKYVIAMGACTITGGMFSVDSPTAVRGVDKLIPVDLYIPGCPPRPEAIMDAIVKLRKKVANESLQEQALYKQTHRFYSTTHEMKVVEPILTGKYLETQSRKTPPQELTEAMGMPVPPALLASQKEEVSRG
- a CDS encoding NAD(P)H-quinone oxidoreductase subunit J codes for the protein MADEVKPETTENTEIVEAGKVSQWLTNNGFEHQALERDKQGVEVIKVAPNFLLPICTALYAYGFNYMQCQGGYDVGAGDELVSFYHLIKVSDDASHPEEVRVKVFLPRDNPIVPSVYWIWKTADWQERETYDMYGIIYEGHPNLKRILMPEDWVGWPLRKDYISPDFYELQDAF